The following proteins are encoded in a genomic region of Gimesia algae:
- a CDS encoding VOC family protein: protein MDLKLNLLVLRCRDIEASRVFYEHFGIVFEREQHGSGPVHYAAVFEGMVFELYPLKEGEPVDRCRLGFAVNLDTDLRESLEDAGIAIISQYEIEQEPVFVVEDPDGRKIEVRHSEPLGSGWYEGDWTRFRSVILILAAFAGSLSFLNYQSGPMNGGPVLDVYFFYFALLVSFLFWPIMVVAVVGFQTINPYSDPVWTRPTHSCNPFRLKNPLCIAHFLMYFVMAQGAGALVTAILGGWLQLLMGIGMIIGGLEGLWALELVMKRYPEKMAPQYHVEISGNTSQD, encoded by the coding sequence GTTGTCGGGATATTGAAGCCAGCCGGGTGTTTTATGAGCACTTTGGAATTGTGTTTGAGCGGGAGCAGCATGGTTCCGGGCCTGTGCATTACGCGGCTGTGTTTGAGGGGATGGTTTTCGAACTCTATCCGCTGAAAGAGGGTGAGCCCGTTGATCGATGTCGACTGGGTTTTGCGGTCAACCTGGATACGGATCTGCGAGAGAGCCTGGAAGACGCCGGAATTGCGATCATCTCACAGTATGAAATCGAACAGGAGCCGGTGTTTGTGGTGGAAGATCCAGACGGGCGGAAGATTGAGGTGCGTCATAGTGAGCCGTTAGGAAGCGGTTGGTATGAAGGTGACTGGACGCGGTTTCGCTCGGTTATTCTGATTCTGGCAGCGTTTGCAGGCAGCCTGTCTTTTCTGAATTATCAGTCAGGGCCGATGAATGGTGGTCCCGTGCTTGATGTTTACTTTTTCTATTTCGCGTTGCTGGTCTCGTTTTTGTTCTGGCCGATCATGGTCGTGGCTGTCGTCGGTTTTCAGACAATCAATCCCTATTCCGATCCTGTCTGGACCAGACCCACGCATTCCTGTAATCCATTTCGACTGAAGAATCCCCTCTGCATTGCTCACTTCCTGATGTATTTTGTGATGGCCCAGGGAGCGGGCGCGCTGGTGACAGCGATTCTGGGGGGCTGGCTGCAGTTGCTGATGGGGATCGGTATGATTATCGGCGGGCTGGAGGGCCTGTGGGCTTTGGAACTGGTAATGAAGCGATATCCTGAAAAAATGGCACCGCAGTATCATGTTGAAATATCTGGCAATACTTCACAGGATTGA